A single genomic interval of Coccidioides posadasii str. Silveira chromosome 1, complete sequence harbors:
- the ERG27 gene encoding 3-keto-steroid reductase (EggNog:ENOG410PJ4U~COG:I~TransMembrane:1 (o294-316i)~BUSCO:8734at33183) translates to MPAQLGDLNDQVFVLVTGTNSGLGLSICRRLIDEFLHTRPRTQSLTLIFTTRSTRKSNETLAHLQRHLRLAGVSGRDLERITLKPENVDLCDLLSVRALSRRLLASTPKLDVVVLNAGIAGFSGLNWFRAIYMVLTDLIYAVTWPSSYCISPTGTLVKKQTQLPDEPPLGQLFCANVFGHYMLSHNLVPLLKKSDIPGRIIWTSSLEANREVFDVSDIQALKTSRAYESVKYLTDILALTSPLPSTAPWVNSFLSSFDDDNHISNGKSSLQDRKLSSTTPSMYVAHPGICATSILPLILPLYYAMIAAFWFARIVGSPWHVLSSYRGAAASVWLALAPHSVIDAAEAAYAALGGGRVKWGSSCDRLGRESVVCTEVEGWGFGGIVGGPQLEGDRTRRRKRGARDLTAEERVEFEELGRRCWREMEELRVRWDDILDRAEDNMGEKAA, encoded by the exons ATGCCAGCACAGCTTGGAGATTTGAACGATCAGGTGTTTGTCTTGGTGACAGGGACCAACAG CGGCCTTGGTCTTTCGATCTGTCGCCGGTTGATTGATGAATTCCTCCATACACGACCGAGAACCCAATCGTTAACCTTGATATTCACCACGAGAAGCACAAGAAAGAGCAATGAGACGCTGGCGCACCTGCAGAGACATCTTCGTTTAGCGGGGGTCTCGGGCCGGGACTTGGAAAGGATAACGCTAAAACCAGAGAATGTGGATCTCTGCGACCTGCTATCTGTCCGGGCGCTATCCCGTCGACTTCTCGCCTCAACGCCAAAGCTCGACGTCGTTGTGCTGAATGCGGgaattgctggcttcagcgGCCTAAATTGGTTCCGTGCGATATACATGGTACTCACTGATTTGATATATGCAGTGACTTGGCCATCCTCATACTGTATAAGCCCGACAGGAACGTTGGTGAAGAAGCAAACGCAGTTACCGGATGAGCCACCGCTCGGCCAGTTATTCTGCGCCAATGTCTTTGGTCACTACATGCTGAGTCATAACTTGGTTCCGCTGCTTAAGAAGTCTGACATTCCAGGACGGATTATCTGGACATCTAGCCTAGAAGCAAACAGAGAAGTCTTTGACGTATCGGACATCCAAGCCCTAAAGACCTCTCGAGCCTACGAATCGGTCAAATATCTTACGGATATTCTGGCGCTAACATCTCCACTGCCAAGCACCGCTCCTTGGGTCAATTCCTTCCTCTCCTCATTTGACGACGATAATCACATCAGCAACGGAAAGTCCTCCCTGCAAGACCGGAAGCTATCTTCCACGACACCAAGCATGTACGTCGCGCATCCTGGCATCTGCGCAACTTCCATCCTGCCCCTTATCCTCCCACTCTACTACGCCATGATCGCCGCATTCTGGTTTGCCAGAATCGTTGGGTCTCCATGGCACGTCCTCTCCTCCTACCGTGGCGCCGCTGCCTCCGTCTGGCTCGCTCTAGCTCCTCATTCGGTGATTGACGCCGCAGAAGCAGCATACGCAGCCCTTGGTGGAGGCAGGGTAAAATGGGGATCATCGTGTGACCGGCTGGGCAGAGAGAGCGTAGTATGCACAGAAGTGGAAGGATGGGGCTTTGGTGGCATTGTAGGAGGTCCTCAATTAGAAGGTGATCGAACACGGAGGAGGAAAAGAGGAGCCAGAGACCTAACAGCTGAGGAGAGGGTGGAGTTTGAAGAGTTGGGGAGACGATGTTGGAGGGAGATGGAGGAGCTGCGGGTTAGATGGGATGACATTTTGGACCGAGCGGAAGACAACATGGGAGAGAAGGCTGCCTAG
- a CDS encoding uncharacterized protein (EggNog:ENOG410PKPA~COG:K): MARTRSFPCPWATCKKVFNRKSDLCRHYRIHTNDRPYHCEFPNCTKSFIQRSALTVHSRTHTGEKPHVCDVPNCRKAFSDSSSLARHRRIHTGKRPYKCLEPTCERSFCRKTTLTKHQHRSHQLELSSQAHCIPQHSPQGIYSQPPSQPPPVLPQTTQNITEPLPAYQQAGIMISAAEFYPSQTQPVHAIPVAAENTVLDPEIQYVGSGMVMQPQIQRFDVTTPIESLTRFQPIPPNIVPHFEALAPAPYGGVFPLDNKPLGPRILDPYPERGNFDFLGLEG; this comes from the exons ATGGCACGGACACGCAGCTTCCCGTGTCCATGGGCCACCTGTAAAAAG GTTTTCAATCGCAAATCGGACCTGTGTCGACATTACCGAATACATACCAACGACCGTCCGTATCACTGCGAGTTTCCAAATTGTACAAAGAGCTTCATCCAGAGGTCTGCCCTGACTGTTCACTCGCGGACCCACACCGGCGAGAAACCGCATGTTTGCGACGTCCCGAACTGTAGAAAAGCATTCTCAGAT TCTTCCAGTCTTGCACGACATCGGCGGATACATACTGGCAAGAGACCCTATAAGTGTCTCGAGCCGACTTGTGAGCGAAG TTTCTGCCGGAAGACCACCTTAACAAAACACCAACATCGTTCGCATCAGCTAGAACTCTCTTCGCAGGCCCATTGTATTCCGCAGCATTCTCCTCAGGGCATATACTCTCAACCGCCATCTCAACCACCGCCCGTATTACCACAAACAACACAAAATATCACCGAACCCCTACCAGCATATCAACAGGCCGGAATTATGATTAGTGCCGCTGAATTCTATCCATCCCAAACACAGCCAGTCCACGCAATTCCAGTTGCTGCCGAAAATACGGTCCTTGATCCTGAGATCCAGTACGTTGGCAGTGGGATGGTAATGCAACCGCAGATTCAACGCTTCGATGTCACCACCCCAATCGAGTCTCTTACTCGCTTTCAGCCCATACCTCCAAATATTGTACCTCACTTCGAAGCCCTAGCTCCAGCGCCCTATGGTGGAGTCTTCCCCCTAGACAACAAACCTTTGGGTCCACGCATTCTGGATCCATATCCGGAGCGAGGAAATTTTGATTTCTTAGGCCTGGAAGGCTGA
- a CDS encoding uncharacterized protein (EggNog:ENOG410PGRE~COG:O~BUSCO:10131at33183) gives MASIFRRGLEYLSPSASPAPSSVSDYEATSVPATGKPAVASKVITAQSPSTLFTVVDPTVDGEDCDHDCASCTIKYPAKFSVDYEDELYGHVKGWATHVLVATGKTDWVRDVADEKGSVMEAIERGGVSAKNGALKLSASNIPVPDEYYHHPEGEQPTTVLLLPAFTIIDHVTPALVPNLIRQFVDLSPTTTTPLSDVMQIAGQEEPTEQTPSDTNIPERPPLDLKDLSESLPTSLRSRPCSHTAVILLCSQKTRDARCGQSAPLLRREFERHLRPLGLYRDLHDERPGGVGIYFISHVGGHKYSANVIVYRRRNFEWFKEGKDDCSNNVESMEKEGASQCIWLARVRPEDCEGIVKFTVLQGKVVKPGLQLRGGFDREKGLISW, from the exons ATGGCATCTATCTTCCGTCGCGGACTCGAGTATCTTTCTCCTTCTGCCTCTCCGGCGCCTTCATCTGTTTCCGATTATGAAGCCACCAGTGTACCTGCAACCGGAAAGCCCGCTGTAGCTTCAAAAGTTATCACCGCCCAATCTCCAAGTACACTCTTCACCGTCGTCGACCCTACCGTTGACGGCGAAGATTGCGACCATGACTGCGCCTCCTGCACGATAAAGTATCCTGCAAAGTTTAGCGTTGACTATGAGGATGAACTATACGGACATGTGAAGGGGTGGGCGACGCATGTGCTCGTTGCCACGGGGAAGACAGACTGGGTGAGGGACGTTGCGGATGAGAAAGGGAGTGTGATGGAAGCAATTGAGAGAGGGGGAGTTAGTGCAAAGAACGGA GCGCTTAAATTGTCCGCATCGAACATTCCTGTACCGGATGAGTATTATCACCATCCCGAGGGCGAGCAACCAACAACCGTCCTCCTACTACCTGCATTTACAATAATTGACCATGTAACGCCTGCTCTGGTGCCGAATTTGATCAGGCAATTCGTCGACCTTTCTCCGACAACTACAACTCCTTTGTCAGACGTCATGCAGATAGCGGGGCAAGAAGAACCCACCGAACAGACCCCCTCTGATACCAACATACCTGAACGACCGCCTCTCGATCTCAAAGATCTAAGCGAATCGCTCCCTACGTCTCTTCGCTCTCGCCCTTGCTCGCACACCGCTGTCATACTCCTTTGCTCTCAAAAGACGCGAGATGCCCGCTGTGGTCAATCGGCCCCGCTGCTGCGTCGAGAATTCGAGCGACACTTGCGTCCGCTGGGTCTTTATCGGGACCTCCATGATGAGAGGCCTGGTGGCGTTGGTATCTATTTCATCAGCCATGTCGGTGGACACAAATATTCAGCAAACGTCATAGTGTATCGAAGACGGAATTTCGAATGGTTTAAGGAAGGCAAAGACGATTGTTCGAACAACGTTGAGTCTATGGAAAAGGAGGGAGCGTCTCAGTGTATCTGGCTTGCACGAGTCAGGCCAGAAGACTGCGAGGGGATTGTGAAGTTTACTGTGCTCCAGGGGAAAGTTGTGAAACCCGGCTTGCAGCTCAGGGGTGGATTTGACCGCGAAAAGGGATTGATCAGCTGGTAA
- a CDS encoding uncharacterized protein (EggNog:ENOG410PM3V~COG:C), with the protein MAASSPEIRLAILDDYQGIAPPHFLQLTSRIQITSYDNTLSPFDPSQKAALIERLHPHHIISTMRERTPFPRELITELPNLRFLLTTGTRNRSIDLATCAENGIMVAGTTGGGKHQDMSALVPPSSTVQHAWALILGITRNIASGDALLKAGGWQESVATGLSGKTLGLLGLGNLGAEAGKIGVLGFNMKVIAWSENLTQDIADAQALKLGLPVGTFRVAWTKEELFQAADVLSVHYVLSSRSQGIVGRKELEMMKPTAFFVNTSRGPLVDEDALLDVLNEGKIRGAALDVFNIEPLPLDSEWRTTPWGQDGRSDVLLSPHMGYVEEGIMNRWYEEQADNVERWLDGNEVLTKL; encoded by the coding sequence ATGGCAGCATCCTCTCCTGAAATCCGCCTCGCCATTCTCGATGACTACCAAGGCATTGCACCGCCGCATTTCCTACAACTGACTTCTCGAATCCAAATAACCAGCTATGACAACACCCTTAGTCCCTTTGACCCGTCTCAGAAGGCCGCTCTCATCGAACGACTCCACCCACATCACATAATCAGCACCATGCGCGAGCGCACCCCGTTTCCACGGGAGCTCATCACCGAGCTGCCAAATCTGCGATTTCTCTTGACCACAGGCACTCGAAATCGTTCGATCGATCTTGCCACGTGCGCTGAGAATGGGATTATGGTGGCTGGGACCACTGGAGGAGGCAAACACCAGGATATGAGCGCATTAGTTCCCCCCAGTTCTACGGTACAGCATGCTTGGGCGTTGATACTGGGGATAACCCGAAATATCGCAAGTGGTGACGCACTTTTAAAGGCTGGTGGCTGGCAGGAATCGGTTGCGACTGGCCTTTCAGGCAAAACTTTGGGATTGCTAGGCTTGGGCAACCTGGGTGCCGAGGCGGGAAAGATTGGCGTCTTAGGATTCAATATGAAGGTGATTGCTTGGTCAGAGAATCTGACTCAGGACATCGCTGATGCTCAAGCGCTTAAATTGGGCCTTCCCGTGGGGACGTTCCGAGTTGCATGGACTAAAGAAGAGCTGTTCCAGGCGGCTGATGTGTTAAGTGTGCACTATGTGTTGTCATCACGGAGCCAAGGGATCGTAGGTCGCAAAGAACTGGAGATGATGAAACCAACTGCCTTCTTTGTGAATACATCTCGTGGGCCGCTGgttgatgaagatgcatTGTTGGATGTTTTGAATGAAGGAAAGATAAGAGGGGCAGCTTTAGATGTGTTCAACATCGAGCCTTTGCCTCTGGATAGCGAATGGAGAACCACCCCGTGGGGTCAAGATGGGAGAAGCGATGTTTTGCTATCGCCACACATGGGCTATGTGGAAGAAGGCATTATGAATCGTTGGTATGAAGAACAGGCAGATAATGTTGAGCGATGGTTGGACGGTAATGAGGTGCTGACGAAGCTCTAA
- a CDS encoding uncharacterized protein (EggNog:ENOG410PIBJ~COG:S~TransMembrane:2 (o6-26i47-66o)~BUSCO:12880at33183), which yields MTGKSAVYRFFYTTSFTILSVILFVLTLLTPGDIIYQSYTNHQIRNIFAITSVYIFTLLLVILIYASRIFTNRSIIAGIPKAWIPVEKPDVKKNVRRLVVEGLTRSAIIAQQARPRDRSGEDNSMLDQSLTISVDGPPPWGVVAHPGWTAPDCEDLPGQEFEPVIKELPHLIEAKAVSLAPTDPRFLPLEHGPSLDYSNAHENVEHTPDGRIVKILQRPLSMCLRDYMNHLDELGLINPPHLGDSFLKLYEKSRFSSHPLTETEFRAMMGTFAEILRGMTMLNPEIVASARMEGCSDDMASFSGRSGSNTGSSLSFASVRRTVSGPYRFPSFSSSGKASFRLRGGFDRQSFRSQSRTPSTKSI from the coding sequence ATGACAGGCAAATCGGCCGTCTATCGATTCTTCTACACTACATCCTTCACCATCCTTTCCGTTATTCTCTTTGTCCTTACATTGTTAACACCCGGAGATATTATCTACCAGTCTTACACGAACCATCAGATCCGTAATATCTTTGCCATCACCAGTGTCTACATATTCACCCTTCTGCTCGTCATCTTGATATACGCCAGCCGCATCTTCACCAACCGCAGCATTATAGCCGGGATACCCAAGGCATGGATTCCCGTTGAGAAGCCTGATGTGAAGAAAAATGTGCGTCGCCTCGTTGTCGAGGGTCTGACGAGAAGCGCCATTATCGCACAGCAAGCCCGGCCGAGGGATCGGTCAGGGGAAGATAACAGCATGTTAGACCAAAGTCTGACTATTTCCGTGGACGGACCACCACCTTGGGGGGTCGTGGCTCATCCGGGGTGGACTGCTCCGGATTGTGAAGATTTACCTGGGCAGGAGTTTGAGCCCGTTATCAAGGAATTGCCGCATTTGATCGAGGCAAAAGCCGTGTCTCTGGCTCCCACCGATCCGAGATTCCTACCGTTGGAACATGGTCCAAGTCTAGATTATTCGAATGCCCATGAAAATGTCGAGCACACGCCGGATGGGCGTATCGTTAAAATTCTACAACGGCCTTTGTCGATGTGTTTACGGGATTATATGAATCACTTGGACGAGTTGGGGCTGATTAATCCTCCGCATTTGGGGGATTCTTTCCTGAAACTCTACGAAAAATCCCGGTTTTCATCACATCCACTGACAGAGACCGAGTTTCGCGCCATGATGGGAACGTTTGCTGAGATTCTTCGTGGCATGACGATGCTGAACCCGGAAATTGTTGCTAGCGCGCGGATGGAAGGATGCTCTGATGACATGGCTTCATTCAGTGGACGGTCAGGTTCAAATACGGGGTCATCTTTGTCTTTTGCTTCAGTTCGACGAACCGTCAGTGGGCCTTATCGGTTTCCGTCTTTTAGTTCGTCGGGGAAGGCGAGCTTTAGATTGCGTGGTGGGTTTGATCGGCAGAGTTTTCGAAGTCAAAGTCGGACGCCATCCACGAAATCTATTTGA
- a CDS encoding uncharacterized protein (EggNog:ENOG410QE93~COG:T~BUSCO:1550at33183): MEPVISPGHVMAEDNIINRRGGESLYQSCAHLKKRLAEVPGFEPHLAEMEALDKTQEISDPVASVWRCLQNGYPLMTIFNATQPAEPLTLDESKVQEHRRPKAAAFKFLQACLQDLEFPQQECFLITDLYGENTTGFVKVIKMVNRVLDILEMQGQLYKPSPTNSGPVEQQRTKLTRREHILKEMLETERDYVHHLQNLQALKKELEETGALNGDSSHQIFLNLNNLLDFAQRFLIRMEQHNALPEESQNWGELFINHQEGFRQYEPFIANQLRCDAVCLREWDKIHAAPRSLDLQQMVAQLSTLNGFFVKPFQRLTKYPLMLMELKKQTDREDLSADITTAIDIIQLVLDRANSAIDKEHLAAAVQDLTNRVDDWKALRVEAFGELLRFGTFIVIKGDAGKDSEREYHIYLFQRILLCCKDINPNKQKSKLMGKDKPNPNTQKGKARLQLKGRIYMANVTEILSLQRPGSYKIQIFWKGDPGVVDNFSIRYRDEETMRKWYKDIDAQRALQVEERNTSRSGTSETEFTYLKNAKMQNPYAEEYNADEDLAPAVSELSMSRNASSTSLRARSGTGGSGGSGPPVSRPPRFPMPEPPLSLHTQFSPGALSPGERLAGSYFSPVAEIPSSTRSSSSTTFSYSRQGTPSSQWNEDSNRYTAPAMPRAGSRDGPTSSPYYSNPPRVTQRPSLPPLSSQTPQNPAQSRMRSASSPDIHNHNLPDSARRHLNGHTMQTVDNVPVPPIPANIANMRTPVNRSQSSSPGTMPPPQSLRPGFTEPQYAQGRETLRSQPSLTSNPSSLSLNQEVENIMPAQLKAKVNFNDNYVTLVIASNILYRSLTDRVDAKLARFTTRSIGAKSARLRYRDEDGDFVTIDSDEAVQLAIMEWREQHQNMLANGQVGEIQLFCQPVEN; the protein is encoded by the exons ATGGAGCCGGTGATAAGCCCGGGCCATGTCATGGCCGAAGATAATATCATTAATCGCCGAGGGGGCGAGTCACTGTATCAGAGCTGCGCCCACCTGAAGAAGAGACTCGCAGAAGTCCCTGGTTTTGAGCCGCATCTGGCAGAGATGGAGGCCCTAGATAAAACTCAGGAAATCAGTGATCCCGTGGCGTCTGTATGGAGGTGTTTGCAGAATGGATATCCGTTGATGACCATCTTCAACGCTACTCAACCTGCTGAGCCATTAACATTGGACGAGAGTAAGGTTCAAGAACACCGAAGACCGAAAGCCGCAGCCTTCAAGTTCCTTCAAGCCTGCTTGCAAGACCTGGAGTTCCCTCAGCAGGAATGCTTCCTCATAACCGATCTCTATGGCGAGAATACCACCGGCTTCGTTAAG GTTATTAAAATGGTTAATCGTGTCCTGGATATCCTCGAAATGCAAGGTCAACTTTATAAGCCATCGCCTACAAATTCCGGTCCCGTTGAGCAACAAAGAACCAAGCTTACGCGACGAGAACATATCCTTAAAGAAATGCTGGAGACTGAAAGGGATTACGTCCATCATTTGCAAAATCTACAGGCCCTTAAAAAGGAGCTCGAAGAGACCGGTGCCCTGAATGGCGACTCAAGCCACCAAATTTTTCTCAACTTAAACAATCTACTTGACTTCGCGCAGAGGTTCCTTATCCGGATGGAGCAGCATAATGCACTTCCGGAAGAATCTCAGAACTGGGGTGAGCTGTTCATTAATCACCAGGAAGGTTTCCGGCAATATGAGCCTTTCATCGCCAACCAACTTCGCTGCGATGCCGTTTGTTTGCGTGAGTGGGATAAGATCCACGCAGCTCCACGATCTCTTGATCTTCAGCAGATGGTGGCCCAGCTGTCAACCTTAAACGGCTTCTTCGTAAAGCCGTTTCAGCGCCTGACCAAGTATCCTCTAATGCTCATG GAATTGAAAAAGCAGACAGATCGAGAAGATCTCAGCGCCGATATCACTACTGCCATCGACATCATTCAACTAGTCCTGGATCGTGCGAATAGCGCTATCGATAAAGAGCACCTGGCCGCCGCGGTTCAGGATTTGACCAACAGGGTGGATGATTGGAAAGCTCTTCGAGTCGAAGCGTTCGGCGAATTGCTCCGTTTTGGAACCTTCATAGTAATAAAGGGTGATGCTGGAAAGGACTCGGAAAGAGAG TACCACATCTATCTTTTCCAACGAATACTTTTGTGCTGTAAAGACATAAATCCGAATAAACAAAAGTCCAAGCTGATGGGCAAAGATAAACCGAATCCGAACActcaaaaaggaaaagctcGTCTTCAGCTAAAGGGCCGGATATACATGGCAAATGTGACAGAGATACTATCTCTTCAGCGGCCAG GCTCCTATAAGATTCAAATATTCTGGAAGGGCGACCCCGGTGTTGTGGACAATTTCTCGATTCGATACCGGGATGAGGAAACTATGCGCAAGTGGTATAAAGATATCGATGCTCAAAGAGCTCTCCAAGTTGAAGAACGAAATACTTCGCGCAGTGGTACCTCCGAAACAGAATTTACCTATCTCAAGAATGCCAAGATGCAAAATCCTTATGCAGAAGAGTATAACGCAGACGAAGACCTGGCCCCTGCAGTCTCGGAGCTCTCGATGTCACGTAATGCGTCCAGTACGAGTCTTCGAGCTCGATCAGGGACAGGTGGCAGCGGAGGATCCGGTCCACCTGTATCCCGTCCGCCCCGGTTCCCGATGCCCGAACCACCTCTTTCTCTCCACACACAATTCTCTCCTGGAGCTCTCTCTCCTGGAGAGCGACTCGCCGGCTCATATTTCTCCCCTGTGGCTGAAATACCATCGTCCACGAGGTCAAGCTCATCGACTACATTTTCCTATTCTCGGCAAGGCACTCCATCTAGCCAATGGAATGAAGACTCCAATCGTTATACCGCTCCAGCAATGCCCAGAGCAGGGTCACGGGATGGGCCTACCTCTTCTCCGTACTACAGCAATCCTCCTCGTGTGACCCAGCGTCCTTCATTGCCTCCACTATCGTCTCAAACCCCCCAAAACCCCGCGCAATCCAGAATGCGCTCTGCCAGTAGCCCCGATATTCATAACCATAATCTCCCTGATTCGGCTCGTCGTCATCTGAATGGCCATACAATGCAAACAGTGGACAATGTGCCCGTTCCACCCATTCCAGCGAATATTGCCAACATGAGAACCCCCGTCAATCGAAGCCAAAGCAGTTCCCCCGGTACAATGCCGCCACCCCAGTCGTTGCGTCCCGGTTTTACCGAGCCTCAATATGCGCAAGGCCGTGAGACTCTTCGTTCGCAACCTTCTCTGACATCGAATCCTTCCAGCCTTTCCTTGAATCAAGAGGTGGAGAACATCATGCCAGCCCAACTGAAAGCCAAGGTTAACTTTAATGACAACTATGTTACACTAGTGATTGCAAGCAACATTCTTTATCGTTCCTTGACTGACCGGGTTGATGCGAAACTCGCCCGATTCACAACGCGTTCAATTGGTGCCAAGTCAGCAAGGTTGCGCTACCGGGATGAGGATGGTGATTTTGTTACTATTGACAGCGACGAAGCTGTCCAGTTGGCGATTATGGAATGGCGTGAGCAACATCAGAATATGCTCGCAAATGGGCAGGTTGGAGAGATCCAGCTGTTCTGCCAGCCAGTTGAGAACTGA